A stretch of Schistocerca americana isolate TAMUIC-IGC-003095 chromosome 3, iqSchAmer2.1, whole genome shotgun sequence DNA encodes these proteins:
- the LOC124605647 gene encoding 60S ribosomal protein L27: protein MRKIMKSGKIVIVLSGRYAGKKAIVLKNFDDGSSDKPFGHALVAGIDRYPRKVHKRMGKAKIHKRSKIKPFVKVLNYNHLMPTRYTLELNLKTSVKDLKDPMKRKKARFQTKVKFEERYKAGKNRWFFQKLRF, encoded by the exons ATGAGGAAAATAATGAAATCGGGTAAAATCGTAATCGTCCTAAGTGGACGTTACGCAGGAAAGAAAGCAATTGTCTTAAAAAATTTTGATGATGGCTCATCCGATAAACCATTCGGACATGCTCTCGTCGCAGGCATTGATCGTTATCCCAGGAAAGTACACAAGAGGATGGGGAAAGCTAAGATTCACAAAAGATCTAAAATAAAACCATTTGTTAAG GTTCTGAACTACAATCATCTTATGCCTACACGATACACACTAGAATTGAATCTTAAGACATCTGTTAAGGACCTTAAGGACCCCATGAAGAGAAAGAAGGCGAGGTTTCAGACAAAAGTCAAATTTGAGGAAAG GTACAAAGCAGGCAAAAACAGATGGTTCTTCCAAAAGCTGCGGTTCTAA